From candidate division WOR-3 bacterium:
ACGCCTTATTCAATCTGTCCCTGAAGGTCTTGATTTTATTCAGAAGAACGGTATCCACGGTGAACTTGAATGAACTGACGGTTGTGTCTGAGAGCCCACGGTCTTTGATGAAGAAATTGACTTTCTGCGGCGGGGCGTTTAAAAAATCTTTATCGATGACCCAGAGGATGTCACTCCTTTCTTTAACAAGAGAGAGCGTGACATTATCTTCAATGGTCAGGGAGTTTTTATCACGGCATAATATTGCAAAACGGATACCTTCAAAATTTTTTATTGCATACCCCATTGACGTGGGAATAAAAAAGTAGTTTATATTTTCTCCCCAGAATAATTCCGGAACTCCGATGACAAAATCAATGCCGGTTTCATTGAGCAGTTCATAAAACCCCAGTTTTCCGAGAACGACGGCGAGAAACAGAGGATCGGTTTTCAGACTACCGATCTTTATCCCCGGTAGTTTTTTCAGTCCGGTTAGCACGGGTTTTTCCCGGTGGATATCTTGATAAAGCGACGAAAGATAGATCGCTTCAATCTTTTTCACCGGTGGTTTATATTTTTTTGCACAGCTCAACAACAATAATACAGAAATAAATAGACACAGATAGCGATATTTCATAGAATATTATAACTACAAAGAAAGTATTGTCAAGTAAAAGGGCGGTCAGGGTAGTGTCCAAAATTGTGTGTAAATTTTCCTTGAAAAAAACAAAAAATGGTGTATCCTTCCATAAATGGATTTAAAAAGAAAGGAGGATACACCATGAATAATCCATTAAATTATTCTAAGACTAAGCTTAATGAAATTTTTGCTAATGTCAAGGTTCTTTATGAGGATAATGTTGAGGAAGTAATTAGGAAGTATGTGGTTAATGGTTTGAAGGAGTTATTAGAGGATGCGATGAAGGCTGAGGTGATGGGGTATTTAAAGGCGAAGCGTTATCAGCATAAGAAGAAGCGGGTTGATTATCGTAATGGTTATCGGTATCGTAATTTATTGACTGCTTTTGGTTTAGTGAGGAATTTGATGGTGCCGCGGACGCGTAAGAAAGGTGGGTATCGGCCAGGGGTGTTTGTTCGTTATAAGCGGCGCTGGCAGGAGGTTGATAAATGGTTACGAGAGATATTTATTGCTGGGGTGAGTACTCGTGATGTGGGTTGGGTGATGAAGGTATTGTTGGAGAAGACCGTGAGTGCGAGTACGGTTTCTTCAGTTAGCAAGGCATTGGATAAGCAGGTTGCGGTTTTTCGTCGGCGTTTGTTGAATGATGATTATGTATATTTATTTTTGGATGGGATAACGCAGAAGGTGAGGAGTTGTGGTCGTGTGGTTAAGAAGTTGGTGTTAGTGGCGTATGGGATAAGGTTGGATGGTAAGCGTGAGGTGATTGATTTTCGGGTTGCCAAGAGTGAGAGTGAGCGGGATTGGACGGTATTTTTGAGGAGTTTATATCAGCATGGTTTAAAAGGGGGTTCATTAAAGTTGATTATCACTGATGGTGCACCTGGTTTACTGGCGGCGTTGGATATGATTTATCCGGATATCGACCGTCAGCGGTGTTGGGTGCATAAATTACGGAATGTGGCGAATAAATTGCCCCGGCGTTATCAAGCCGAGTGTTTGAGAGGAGCCAGGGGTATTTATTCAGCATCGAGTTATCGTGAGGCAGTGAAGTGCTTTAAGACATGGTGCCAGAAATGGCGTGATAAGGTACCAAAGGCGGTTCATTGTTTAGAAAAAGATAT
This genomic window contains:
- a CDS encoding IS256 family transposase → MVYPSINGFKKKGGYTMNNPLNYSKTKLNEIFANVKVLYEDNVEEVIRKYVVNGLKELLEDAMKAEVMGYLKAKRYQHKKKRVDYRNGYRYRNLLTAFGLVRNLMVPRTRKKGGYRPGVFVRYKRRWQEVDKWLREIFIAGVSTRDVGWVMKVLLEKTVSASTVSSVSKALDKQVAVFRRRLLNDDYVYLFLDGITQKVRSCGRVVKKLVLVAYGIRLDGKREVIDFRVAKSESERDWTVFLRSLYQHGLKGGSLKLIITDGAPGLLAALDMIYPDIDRQRCWVHKLRNVANKLPRRYQAECLRGARGIYSASSYREAVKCFKTWCQKWRDKVPKAVHCLEKDIEELLAFYKQDKKLWSKLRTTNAIERLFRELRKRTRPMTQFADVDSCTRIVYSLISKYNQKWKDRRYVVFK